One window from the genome of Oryza glaberrima chromosome 3, OglaRS2, whole genome shotgun sequence encodes:
- the LOC127765343 gene encoding uncharacterized protein LOC127765343 isoform X2, with translation MPSKLSASAAGMRSLIVLGSGGHTAEMMNVVTTLQKDRFTPRYYVAALTDNMSLQKAQVYEQSLVRVEVDKEEGVENAQFVQIYRSREVGQSYITSIATTLLATSHAIWIIIRIRPQVIFCNGPGTCIPLCVSAFLLKVLGLGWSSIFYIESIARVKKLSLSGLLLYKLRIADQFFVQWPQLQQKYPRACYAGRLM, from the exons GAGGACATACTGCAGAAATGATGAATGTTGTAACTACACTTCAGAAGGATAGATTTACTCCAAGGTACTATGTAGCTGCACTTACTGACAACATGAGCCTTCAGAAGGCACAGGTCTATGAGCAGTCATTGGTTCGGGTTGAG GTTGATAAAGAAGAGGGTGTTGAGAATGCACAGTTCGTACAGATATATCGCAGTCGTGAAGTAGGCCAATCTTATATTACTTCCATCGCAACGACATTGCTTGCTACGTCACATGCTATCTGGATAATAATAAGAATAAGACCACAAGTG ATTTTTTGCAATGGTCCAGGGACATGCATTCCTCTGTGTGTCTCGGCTTTTCTTCTGAAG GTGCTTGGTTTGGGATGGTCCTCCATTTTCTACATCGAAAGCATTGCAAGAGTGAAGAAGCTTTCATTAAGCGGTTTACTGTTGTACAAGCTACGAATAGCTGATCAGTTCTTCGTGCAGTGGCCCCAGCTGCAGCAAAAATACCCTCGAGCATGCTATGCCGGCCGTTTAATGTAA